In Lasioglossum baleicum chromosome 1, iyLasBale1, whole genome shotgun sequence, the genomic window CCTCGCGATTGATCCACCTCGTTGAATAATGGAtcaaccctttgcggtccgaaCTGTTTTCTCACTTTTATTTTAGAACTTGCTACAACATCGTCGTATTAGTTTAATTATAATCCTAGCCTGCGTACAGTCGTTGAGAAATATTGCAATTGTTGCTACATATGTACCTATGAGATTGTGTAAAATAATTGTTGATGCAATTACGGTAAATCTTTCTATACATACTGTCATACTGTACAAATTTTTCATCTCTCCTTGCTAGCATCCTACGTGACATCCAGTCGTATTTTAGTAAAAAAACTTGTTTGTTTTTAACGATTTATTTGTGAATCCGATCAATACGATACGCACCACGATACACTTCGAGTATACATATGTAGCCGAGTAATGCACGATAGAGTAGAACCTCCGTTATTCGAACAGATCCGCGATCGGTAGAACTTCGGTATTCACGTAATAGAGCAATCGTTTGATTACGGTGCTCGGTAAAATTTTTCTGTTGTACGCGGATCAATCGTAAACATTCACCGGAGCTGTCAGACCTGTTAAATCACAGGCTCCCTCCCTCGTAAACTAATTTGCCAACTAAACATACATTTATTCCCCCCGTTAAAGGTTCCATTAAACGAGGACGTCAATTAAACGGAATTAAGTCTTCCAGTTATTCTGTTCCGCCCATTCGAATTCTCTGTAATCGCGGAAAATCCGCAATGTAGTAATTactcgactgcggatttcatgcatttatagcacaCGCAACTGGTCGAGGCTCCGAGCTCACAATGGCCTGCGAATTTTACGCATTTTAAGCGTAAGATCGTCTTCGAAATTTCATTCAGGCCATCCAGTCGGATTAAGGTTTAAGAACGCTTCTACCAGCACGTGCATTGAGAAAAACTTGTTCTCGGATGAGTCTGCTAAAAATTTCCTCCTATTCTCTATCAAAATCTCTATTCGGCGAAGTTCAATTTGCTCTTACACGAGTCCGACAAAAATGAGCTCTTCGATGATCCTCGTACCGGCATCGCTGTCGGCGTTTCGCCGCTGTCGAACCGTGGAGAAACCGGCCGCGGAAAAATTCGAATGACGCAATTACAAATTCGTTCTGGTTTCACTGTCGGCCTGAGAAAAAGAGTTTTTCCGCGGCTTCGATCCTCGTGTGGCCGCCTTTCATTTTCCATACCGTTTATTGCCCGATCCGGGCGCATGGTTCCCAAGAGAATCCCGTAAACGTGAGAAACACCGTTCCCATTTATCACCCGACGCGTAAATACGAAAGCAGCGTTACGCATGCGACTACCATTTTCATAAATTCGCGGCAAATCGCTGCCGGGACGATCAAACGAACGCTCTCCGATTCGATTATCCTGCGCGATCCATTCTCGATAAtgcagagagggagagatttATCATTTCTAGAGAATTTAAAGGATTTTATAATCTCTTAACACATTATTGTATATCTACCggtgattattccataattgttgattgtctatggttcatggctgaggattttttaaaagaatccttcaatagcaacagcaattttaatcataaacGAACAACTCACCCCCAATAACAAAATCCAATCATTTCCTTcgggattattgtgtaaaagaagatttttaagcttccatttaACTATGATAAAATTCGCTCcgataattttgatatttttctcAAAGATCCTTTTTTGTGAATTCTTGAAGGATTTGCGACAGCCAGAAGCATCTTGTGATGTCTAGAATGATCGTGACTTCTAAGATTTGAAGGACCCCGCACTGTTTCTAAAGATCCTAACAGTTTACAGATCGGCTCATTCCAGAGAGGCGTGAATTCTCGGCGCGATACATCTGTTTTCGCGAGTCGATTTGCCCGACGAGGACATTCGGACgtctttttcattttcctcgagCCGCGAGCTGTTTGCTCCCGAGCTAGAGGTCGACTCTTGTGTTTACACTCTGGCAGATCATCCGTTTTCAGAGAAAGCCCGCCGAGCATGATCCCAATCAGATAACGGCGTGTTTCGAAATTCGTTCGACGACGCCGCATCGTCATCGAGAACTTCGAGGAATGTCGTTCGGTACTATCGATCCGTGTAAACTAGAcgtaattttcaaattattcagATTCGTTCCTACATTATTAATTTCTGTTATAAATACGCGAAAAACCTGTCTTCTGTTGGACTCGTTGCGCGGAAGGGGCCGAAATTGTTAGACCAACGTGATGAAGCAATATCAACACTTAATACATACACGTCAGATACCGAAGATGATATCAGCGTTGAAGATCGCGGAATCGAAACCTCAATAGAATAGATCCCGGTGTGGTTAAAGTATAACACCTTTCATGGCAACAGATGATAATCTCCGTCGCGACGGAGCTAAATCTTCCATTGACTTGTTTAATGATGCCGCTCACCGGCGAACTTCGTACTCCCTAAATTAGAATCTAATCACGGTGCGTGATACTGTCTAATTATTCTGATTTGTCGCGGTGATACCGAGCTGCAGAGACATTTAATTCTTCAtcatcgttctctctctctctctctctctctccccctctctctttctcttaatATGTACGCATAGACTTTGAATTCTCCGAATCACGTTCTCCCGAGAAAAATGTCAAACGCGACTCCAGCCCGAGAAGCTGTGAATAGACGCAGATATAATTGCATACTATTTGCCTAATTGTCTTCATGAAtagattagactgcgaatctgtaTGCAAAGCGAGCATTCGCTACGCCGATTGCGAGAATCTTAAATGGCGATTGTACTTCTTTGAATAATCCTGATAATCGagaattcttttttatttcttcaaaAACCGGAATAAATACGTTCTCGCTGTTATTACAAGGTGAAGATACCACTAGTTCCCATCGATCGAATTTTTCGCGTCTCCCTACCGGTACGTCATGGCGGACCGGAAGTGGACACTGAGACGAGAGGAGAAGagtaagtgagagagagagagagagagagagagagagagagagaaaaggggcgaaacgaaaaagaaaagagcATGTGTCACCGGTGGCGGCAGGGTGGCCACAGGGTGTCACGGGTGGGTAGGTCCAAGGTTGTCAGGGCTACGGCTCTCGAAACACACCGCCATCTTTGCTTCTCCTGCGTGCTGCGTGGGTGTATCCGAGCGTGGAGAGAGCGGGGTTGAAGGGGGTGACGGggtgagagaggagagagaaataCAAGAGAGGGAGAGTCGGGTCGAGACGAGCGAAGAGACGGTGGGACGGAGAAAGAGGGACGCGGAGCTCTGGTCGAACtccgagagaaagaggaagagcggGAGAGAAATATGTAGAGAGCGTTCGAGATATAGGGAGAATGGTGGGGGTACGACGGAGAatgtgggagagagagagagggagagatgaAAAAAGGGGGGGGACCCCGACGAGGGGAAATGTGAAAATGCGACGAGACAAAAGGGATGACGGGGTGGAATTGATCTGGCCGGTGACGTGGGTGGTTCTATGAATTCTCAGACTAAAAGTAGACGGGATGATAGGGGAGGTTGTCGTTTTTCAATACTTCCTTAGCGAATCTTCTTCGAGGTAcaaatttatcatttattcGCTTTCTGTTTCGACGAAATTGTGAATGACCTTGGATTAGTAGAATGGACCAATAGTAGTGTGAATTTCAGGAGTGGTCCGAAAGCTACCGACAGAAAAGTGGTCCGAAAGCTACCGACAGAAAAGTGGTCCGCAATCTACACATGTAGATTAGAAAAACACAACCGTGAATCTTTAACgatattcgaaaaaaaaaataaatcgagGAAACAGAGTAGATATCGACCAAGGGTGCCAACACTGCCAACAGGGAGAGAAAGAGTAAAAAAAGGCGAAGATAGAGAGGGGCAGAGTCGTTGAGGCGGCAGCGGGGGGGAGAGCCGGGGCCGGGGGAGATAAAGCGGATCGTAGAAAGAGACGGCGAAACTGGTGGAGGGAGTGGAGGGAGGGAACGTTGCTAGCGGCAAGAGGGGGCGGCGGGGCGAGCGGCCAAAGGGGAGCGGAGGAGAGGGAAACGAGATAAAAGCTCGGACAGATGAGGCCGGCCAATGGCGAGGATCTCCCCCACCATTGGTTCAGCGCAGCATCACTATGATTCGTAGGTGGCTCGGAGTCGGCAGAAGTGCGCATGTACGCCCTCGATCAAACCGACTGACACTGCTCCCTTTTCCACGGCCCTCTGCGACACCGGCCTCTCCCTGGGGGTGCATTGCGGATATAGGGCGTGGCGGCTGAGCCCTTCGAGCCCGGCAACCCTAACCGTGCTTGCCAGAGAAATGGGTACCGAAAAAATATTACCTCGGCGAACGGAAGCAGAACGAGCCGTGCTCGTTTCTCGCGTTTTATACTTTTACCAACAATTTGGACAATACTGAACGACTAAACgatcaattattattttagcTACAATTTATTTCACTTAAAATTTTCTTCGAGCTTAACTAATCGAATCGTTTCGGAAGAATCTGTGTACCAGTTCTCTGGATTATTTAAATATCCGAATCGAAGGTCGAGCCAGTTGAAAGAGGTAACATTAAAAAATCGCATCTGACGATAACAGCGATTACGACGATTACGACAGTTCCGTAGTACATAGTTCGCACCGCCATCACTGTGGCCATCAGCCGCGATCTGAGTTGAATCAACACAGGCAATGGGCAATCATCATTATTCGTCATTATCTATGAGAATAATAAATTCGAGTTTTTCCGTGCACCGAGAGATGACCAAGAGACACCGAAGAACACGCGACAAAGGTTGAGACAACGAAACCGATTTTTCCAGATCGatccgtcgcgcgtcgcgtcgcgtcgcgtcgcatcgcatCGTTTTCTCTGCCGTGGTCGACCGGTCGAAAGTGCAATTTACGGGACGTTCGCCGCGAGCGAAGGAAAAATAGAAATCGTAGTTTTCGTGGTTCACAGAGCCCCGTAACGATTGTCCGTCCCCCTAGCGATCGGCGATCGTTAGAAATGGAAAGCACCTGGATTTCCACCTGCCACGACAGAGGAATCTGTTCCGAATTTCACCGGTCGTCTTACGAAGCTTGCCTGCCTCCTCGTATCCTCGATTTCATATTTCACACATGAATCGGAATGATCCCCGTGACGTACCGTCCGATCCACGGGACGCCCGCGCCCGCCCGATCcagataacgaaattttcgaagtgGAATCTCTCGAAACGCTGATAAGTCTTCGCGAACGGCCGGAGATAACCGATTTTTGCGCCTGAATCTGCAGCGAGAGATAAACCGGCTGTGTTTGCCGCGTTACGAAATTACCGTCGCGACGAGTCGGAACTTGGGAGATCGATTGATCGACATTTTCCGAGAAATTCGGTGAAATCAATTGCCTAGAAAATTCTAGGGAACTTTCCGAATTGAGATACTCGCGTGATCTCGGTAAAGTACAACGAGCTAACAAATTGTCAAAACCGCAGGGCAAAATGGCTGATCCAAGATTCGCCCGGGGCCCGGGTGAATGGTGAAGCGAAGAACGCCGCGCGCCGTGATAAATTGCTCGTGTCGAATTAATATCCCACGCTTTACGCGCAATCGTGCGAGCTAAACGCGGACGCAAACCGCAAGCAAAGTGACCGCTCGCAAAACCCGTTTGGTCCGCGTGATTTACGCGCATGAATAAAGTCACCTGCCGGGCAGGTACGTTTGTCACAGAAGCCACGCAGGGAACAGGTTCATTCGAGACCGCTTGTTCGCACCTGTTCCTCATAATTCCGGTAACTCGCCGACTGACTACTTGACCAAGCAGGGAGACACGTGGAAAGGGACGAGGTTGCCGAATGATCCTGGTCGCCCTTCGGCGATCCTGAAACCGGTACAGAAAATCATTGTTCATCTTGAGCGCTTCTCGTTATGCGATTCGGGCGAATCTAAATTATTTTTCATCTTCATTTCGCCGTCTTACAATCGGcttggaaaattttaattttccataaaaatccttCGTATAAACCTTTGGATCGAAACGGTCCCGATTTCCGCCATCGAGGGTTAGCACGATGAGAGAGCGGGGCCCTGACGACTTCGCCATGAACCCCACGCGCATAACAATTGTTGACAAAGCCGTTATCGATCGCTGTCCGGTTGTTGTCGGCTGAGCGACCCGATGATCGCCGTGTTATCGCAGTTAATCGCGATTTGCTTTTTCTCTGGCCGTTTTATTTTCGttctggtatcgttctcggaagTGGACTGGCTCCAGTCTCGCCTCCGGGATCCTTGGCCACCGTTTCCATAGCGCTTTCTTTATAAATAGGAACGGACTGTGGTCAGGACATTGTCGCACGTGGCCGCTGATAAGTGTCATTGTCCTAGCCCCGAAGCAGCGCGGCGGCGTTCCTTTTGCGGTCTCGTCTATCAGCTTCCGGAATACGGGCTGATCGCCGCGACACGATCGCGCGTCGACGGGACACGCCGTTTAAActaaaaaatttacaaacaaTGCGCCATTATTGTCGGGTCGATGGAAAACCGACGGCATTCCCGTCGTTGTCGCGAAAACGTAGTCGTTCATATTCACGTTTCCAGTGGTCTAATTCCCTGGAATTCATTGTCTCCGTAGAACACCGTCGAATCTACTTAAATGTTTATCGAGTGTCGTTGCGTTTCGATATAGAGCGAGGCGATTAGAATGAACATTACAGATTCTGAAGTATCGAATTGTTGTTGGGCAAGTTAAGCGAGTTAGGGGAGATCCAGAGAGCTGGTTAACGACATTAATAGAAATTATTGTCAACGGACTTTTTGAACCCTTGTGTTTTCGATCTGGAAGTCTGGAAGTTTTCCATCGGCATTTGCTAAATTATTACTGTTGTTTGTTGATAATGTTTCTCTCGATTCCAGTGCTAATCTTTCCTATTTTGTTTCAGTTACTGTCAAGAGTAGCCCCGATCAGGGACGCGACAACGAAGCCCAAGTTGATGCAGCATCGCCACTCTCAAGTGTAAGTCGCCATTTTCTAAGTCTAGTTACAATAAATATGTAGGTCAGAAGACCAGGGCAAATTTCTATCGGGACCCCGTTTACGATGTCTGAAATCATATTCGATCATATCTCAAACCGAAGAACAGAAAATCTAAGATACCCGGGCGATTAGGTACCGTAACGTAACATTTCAAGTCGTGTATCCTTCCTTGTAGAACTTGATCCGAAAAACTGTAGGAACTGTAGGGAGCTCGAAGGATCAATAGTTTGAACACTGATAAGCCGATAGAAGTAGCGTGCCTCGGAGTCGTTGAACTCGTCTTTGAACTTGGATCGGATCGATATCTTTAAAAAAGCCTCTATGTATTGTAGAAAGACTCCAGTAACCTCGATTCGCGTAAAATCCATTCCTTCCCGGCCTCCCTGAAGATTCGCTTACACCCCGCCATCTTGTTTCCTGGAGTTGCAACGCGCTTTTCAACGCGGCCATTCTTATCCGGcgcaatttattatattaattctgATCGGGAGATCTCGTCATTTGTTCATCTTTTTCACCTATTTTTGCACGTAGAATCAGCTTTCGACCGCTTGCACTCTCTCGAGAAACCCCGTACGAAAATGGTACTTGAAATTGCTATTGCCCAGGGTTACTATGTACCGAGAGTAACATTTCATATGTAAAATCTTGATCTGCGAAGATGGCATAGTCTAAACGGACACTCCGATCGTTGCAATTGCAGGTGGAGTTACCGGAAAGCGCTCACCCCTGTCCCGCGTGCCCCACGGTGCTGCCTAGCTGCCGAGAGCTGACACACCACCTGCGCGACCACAACTCTCCGCGCAGCACCGATTGCAGCGTCGAGGACGATTTCAGTTGCGGCGTTTGCAACAAGGTGCTGAGCTCCGCGAGCTCTTTGGACAGACACGTGCTGGTGCACTCCGGAGAACGACCGTTCAAATGCAAATTCTGCGAGATGGCGTTCACAACGAACGGAAACATGAACAGACACCTGCGAACAGCGCACTGTTCAACCTCCTCGCTCAGTTGCACGGACTCGGAAGTTAGCTGCGACTCGGAGAAACTGTCGAAGAGGAACATCGAGGAGTACAACAACAACGAGATCGCGAAAAGGAAATCGCCGGACTTGATCGACCAAGACCAGGAGAAGAGTCCGAGTCTGAAGCGAAAGTGCACGGAGTATCTGCGCGACATCGAAAACCAGAAGAGACACAAGATCCTGCTGAACAACTCGAGCCGGCCCGAGGTCAAGGCCAGACCCGACGACAGCCAGAAAGTGTACAACTGCCCTGTATGCGGGAGGAAGAACTTCGGGACCAGCCGGCTCCTGGAGAGTCACCTGGAGCGCTGCCACCCGGACTTCCCGCCGAACTGCGACCCCTGCGACCTGTCGTTCGGTAACTGCCGGGTGATGAACCTGCATCAATACGTGCTCCAGTACGAGGACCAACCGACCGGGAACACCACGAGGAACCTGCGCAACTCCGTGGTCGGCTTCAACGACCTGACCTTCGTCGACTTCTCCTCGGAAAAATTCCCAACGATCGCTCGGGCGGTCTGCGAGCAATCGGTTCATCGGCCTGCCTCGGGAGAGGTCGCCAAGTTCCAGTGCTCCAAGTGTCTGAGGGCGTTCCCCTGTAGATTAGCCTTGGACGCTCACGAAACCGATTGCGGCACGGTGAACGCTCCGACCAGGGTGATCAACGACAACCAGTCGAGAAGAGACGACTTCTTCGCCGGGCTGAACCTGCAGAACAAGGCTGCCATGACCGAGGCGAAAGAGGGCAAGGACCTGGCCGATATTCAGAGCATCATCTCCGTCACCTCCGGCCCCATCCTGCAGAACTTCCCCAGGTCGGACGCCAGCACTCCCGAGAACAACATCAAGTTCAACCTGAATCTTAGCTCTTCGGGCTCCTCCGGCACCTTCTCCACGGAGTCCCACGAGGAGGAGGCGCAGGACGCGTTCTCGGCCGAGTTCAGGAAGATGAAACTGAAGGGTGAATTCCCCTGTAGACTGTGCACCGCGATCTTCCCGAACCTGAGAGCGCTGAAGGGCCACAACAGGGCGCACATGGGGGTCGGACCTGGCCAGCCGTACCCTTGCAATATGTGTTCGTACACGAGCACGGACAAAGCGACCTTGGTCAGACACCTGAGGTCCCACAACGGCGATAGGCCTTACGAGTGCTCGTTGTGTAACTACGCGTTCACAACGAAGGCGAATTGCGAGCGGCACGTGAGGAACAGGCACGGGAAGCTCACCAGAGAGGACATCAAGAGCGTTCTGATCTATCATCCAAACGAGGACTCGACAACCGACAACGCGGAGAGAAGCTCGCCCAGAGTGATAAAAGACGACCCAAGGAAATCTTTGATGTACCCTAACGAGCGGGACGAGCTGCACCATCAGACGCAGATGCGTTATCCATCGGTACCGATGGAGGGCCGCAGCGAGATTAGGATCATCGAGGAGGCGAAGCTGCATAATTCGTTGTCCCTGCGCAACAGTCGCTACGAGAATGCCGAGGCGTTCCCGATGTCGAGCCACCAGCCGATGGAGTTAACAAAGAACGCGGACGATGGAAAGTCCGTGGACGCGAAGCAGGACTACGCGAAGCTCGAGGAGGACCAGGAGTCGAGGTCCTCGGCAGGCAGCGTGTCTCTAGTCAGTGATACCAAATCCGAATCGCACCAAAGAATTCAAGCTAGTCCGATGAACCTGAAGAAGGCTCTGACGGTATCGGAGACTGTCGGCGAGGACGGTCCTCTGGATCTATCCATGGATGTTCTAGATCTCAGTAAGAAGACGAAGGAAAACGAGGATGGCAGTTGCTCGGCCTCGCAAGATGGATACGGGAAGAGCCAGAAGGAGATGTACGATGCTGTGAAAAGTCGACTATTGATCACCCAAGCGCTGCTGGCCAAGGCTGGCCAAGGGAACCCGCCGCCTTGTTCCCTCGATACGCTTTACGCGAATGCTCATCTGATTTACGGAAACTTCGGAGCGTTCCCCGGAACTGTAGGAGCGGGAATATTGCCACCGTACTTGTTCAACCCCCACGTGTTCGGTCAGGACTTCACCGTGAAAGAGACACTGCAGAAGGAGTTGGTCAGGGGCCTGCAGCTGACCAGCGGCGGCACGTTGGTGGAGCCTCCGATCGGGACCACCGGCTACAACGCATATCCTCAAGGAAGAGACATGAATCCGCAAACGGCGAACGAACAGAACGAGTACGCGAAGCTGATCACATCGAAGCTGACGGGTAAGGCGCTGGCGAATCGAGATAAACCCGAGAACCACATACCCTCGTCGAACTCTGTGAAAATGGTGATAAAAAACGGCGTGCTGATGCCCAAGCAGAAGCAGAGACGGTACAGAACTGAGAGACCTTTCACATGCGGACATTGCTCCGCGAAATTCACCTTGCGGAGCAACATGGAGAGACACATTAAACAGCAGCATCCTCAGTTCTGGAGCCAAAGACCCAGAGGAGGGCACTCGACCAGGGGAAGACCTCCTTCGAGCCATCTGACTTTGTTGCAGAGTTTGGAGCAATCGGCGGCCCAGCTGACCCAGTCGTATTCTACCATCCTGCCCAAGGCGGATCAATCGAGTGGAGAGTACCCCGCGAAGCACCCCATATCTGATCAGGTCAAGTATGCGATCTTGGCGCAGCAGCTCAAGGCGAACAAGATCGAGGACAACGAACATTCCGAGGAGGAGCTGGTGATCGACGAGGGTCCGCAGGAGAAGGAGCAAGAATCTCAGAAGGAGAAGTGCACCAGTTTGTTGAGGGGCCAGTTAGAAGGATCAGAGGTTGCAAAAGAGATAAAAGAAGATGCCGAGAAATGCGTTAAAGAGGACACGACCAATAGACCCGAGTCTACGAACAGCAataacgagaacgagaacgagaacgagaaagaggacgaggacgaggacgaggagaaGATGGACGCGGCGGAGCCGTCGACGACAGAGATGAACGAGTCGAGCGATAAGAAAACGATCAAGCGTGAACAGGAGGAAGAGAGGTCGGAGAAGGCTGAAGACGGTGCGACTGACTTGGCTAGCGTGTCGGAATTGTTGGACAATGCCTCGCAGCAATACCAGCAGTTCCAACCTCAGTATCTGAGCGACGAAGAAGGATTGGTCGCGTCGAACAGCGACTGCAACAACTCCGGCAGCGACGAGAAGTCGGACTCCGTGAACTCGTTGAACTCTGAGAGTCCCtcgtcgaagaagaagaagaaaaaaatgaagaagaagTCCGCGTACTCGATGGCTCCGAACCGAGTGATCTGTCCGTACTGCGAGAGGCCGTTCCCCTGGACATCGTCTCTAAGAAGACACATTCTGACGCACACCGGACAGAAACCGTACCAGTGCATGCACTGTTCGCTGCTCTTCACCACCAAGTCGAACTGCGACCGCCATTTGCTGAGAAAGCACAAGGCGAACCCGAACAAGATCCGCAGGGTCCGAAACTCCTCGTCGCCGGACAGCCAAGCGGCGATCAGCAACAGCAACTCCTTTTCGATGAGGAACGTGCCCGAACGGCCGTACAAGTGCAATCAATGCCCCAGCTCGACCTTCTCCACTTTGGGCAACCTGAAGAAGCATCGCTCGACGAAGCACGCGCGAAAGGTCAAGTCCAGGTCCGACACACCATCCAGCGAACCTCAGAACAGTCCTCAAGAATGCTCGAAACAGAACGAACAGACCGATTACGACAGCCAGTCGTCCAGCGTCTCCGAAAGCATGGAGGTCGCTTCGGTGTCGGGATTACCAAAGACGAACTTGAACACCTTGCCGTCCACCAATGACGCGGCCAGGTCCAGAAGACCGTCTCCGAGGTCATCGCCTGGACCGAGCGACGTCCCGTTCAAGTGTCACCTGTGCGACTGCGGATTCTCCGACAGGCAGGATTGTCTGGAGCACATCAAAGTCAATCATAAAAGGTCGTACGAGATGCTGGTGGCTAAGGGAGCCCTGGACATGGATATCGACACCGTGGAGGACCAGCAGCCGCCTCCTTCTCAGCACCACAGCGACGGCGAAGAGAAGAGGGGCCGATTCCCTGACTACAGCAATAGAAAGGTAAGGAATCGTTGTTGGTCGAATCGTCTATGGTGGAACTTCGTTTAGCCGAACACGGTGAGGGATGGATCGTTTGGGGAACCTCCGGACCAGCCGGAGGTTC contains:
- the LOC143208108 gene encoding uncharacterized protein LOC143208108 isoform X1; amino-acid sequence: MDYSTKVTVKSSPDQGRDNEAQVDAASPLSSVELPESAHPCPACPTVLPSCRELTHHLRDHNSPRSTDCSVEDDFSCGVCNKVLSSASSLDRHVLVHSGERPFKCKFCEMAFTTNGNMNRHLRTAHCSTSSLSCTDSEVSCDSEKLSKRNIEEYNNNEIAKRKSPDLIDQDQEKSPSLKRKCTEYLRDIENQKRHKILLNNSSRPEVKARPDDSQKVYNCPVCGRKNFGTSRLLESHLERCHPDFPPNCDPCDLSFGNCRVMNLHQYVLQYEDQPTGNTTRNLRNSVVGFNDLTFVDFSSEKFPTIARAVCEQSVHRPASGEVAKFQCSKCLRAFPCRLALDAHETDCGTVNAPTRVINDNQSRRDDFFAGLNLQNKAAMTEAKEGKDLADIQSIISVTSGPILQNFPRSDASTPENNIKFNLNLSSSGSSGTFSTESHEEEAQDAFSAEFRKMKLKGEFPCRLCTAIFPNLRALKGHNRAHMGVGPGQPYPCNMCSYTSTDKATLVRHLRSHNGDRPYECSLCNYAFTTKANCERHVRNRHGKLTREDIKSVLIYHPNEDSTTDNAERSSPRVIKDDPRKSLMYPNERDELHHQTQMRYPSVPMEGRSEIRIIEEAKLHNSLSLRNSRYENAEAFPMSSHQPMELTKNADDGKSVDAKQDYAKLEEDQESRSSAGSVSLVSDTKSESHQRIQASPMNLKKALTVSETVGEDGPLDLSMDVLDLSKKTKENEDGSCSASQDGYGKSQKEMYDAVKSRLLITQALLAKAGQGNPPPCSLDTLYANAHLIYGNFGAFPGTVGAGILPPYLFNPHVFGQDFTVKETLQKELVRGLQLTSGGTLVEPPIGTTGYNAYPQGRDMNPQTANEQNEYAKLITSKLTGKALANRDKPENHIPSSNSVKMVIKNGVLMPKQKQRRYRTERPFTCGHCSAKFTLRSNMERHIKQQHPQFWSQRPRGGHSTRGRPPSSHLTLLQSLEQSAAQLTQSYSTILPKADQSSGEYPAKHPISDQVKYAILAQQLKANKIEDNEHSEEELVIDEGPQEKEQESQKEKCTSLLRGQLEGSEVAKEIKEDAEKCVKEDTTNRPESTNSNNENENENEKEDEDEDEEKMDAAEPSTTEMNESSDKKTIKREQEEERSEKAEDGATDLASVSELLDNASQQYQQFQPQYLSDEEGLVASNSDCNNSGSDEKSDSVNSLNSESPSSKKKKKKMKKKSAYSMAPNRVICPYCERPFPWTSSLRRHILTHTGQKPYQCMHCSLLFTTKSNCDRHLLRKHKANPNKIRRVRNSSSPDSQAAISNSNSFSMRNVPERPYKCNQCPSSTFSTLGNLKKHRSTKHARKVKSRSDTPSSEPQNSPQECSKQNEQTDYDSQSSSVSESMEVASVSGLPKTNLNTLPSTNDAARSRRPSPRSSPGPSDVPFKCHLCDCGFSDRQDCLEHIKVNHKRSYEMLVAKGALDMDIDTVEDQQPPPSQHHSDGEEKRGRFPDYSNRKVVCAFCMRRFWSAEDLRRHMRTHTGERPFSCDICCRRFTLKHSMLRHRKKHESVDSTMYVGTSGDEENAPTQPPTIAPRSQQQQSPVLVATNSGNPRIQDRISLPNMAPVVTGDAAPSGLARFHPYEKLTTLTGKLASIPQNANPEASENTDNDLISNLLGIRDKTFIDRVLQATADDAAKLLGVKHSHE
- the LOC143208108 gene encoding uncharacterized protein LOC143208108 isoform X2, encoding MDYSTKVTVKSSPDQGRDNEAQVDAASPLSSVELPESAHPCPACPTVLPSCRELTHHLRDHNSPRSTDCSVEDDFSCGVCNKVLSSASSLDRHVLVHSGERPFKCKFCEMAFTTNGNMNRHLRTAHCSTSSLSCTDSEVSCDSEKLSKRNIEEYNNNEIAKRKSPDLIDQDQEKSPSLKRKCTEYLRDIENQKRHKILLNNSSRPEVKARPDDSQKVYNCPVCGRKNFGTSRLLESHLERCHPDFPPNCDPCDLSFGNCRVMNLHQYVLQYEDQPTGNTTRNLRNSVVGFNDLTFVDFSSEKFPTIARAVCEQSVHRPASGEVAKFQCSKCLRAFPCRLALDAHETDCGTVNAPTRVINDNQSRRDDFFAGLNLQNKAAMTEAKEGKDLADIQSIISVTSGPILQNFPRSDASTPENNIKFNLNLSSSGSSGTFSTESHEEEAQDAFSAEFRKMKLKGEFPCRLCTAIFPNLRALKGHNRAHMGVGPGQPYPCNMCSYTSTDKATLVRHLRSHNGDRPYECSLCNYAFTTKANCERHVRNRHGKLTREDIKSVLIYHPNEDSTTDNAERSSPRVIKDDPRKSLMYPNERDELHHQTQMRYPSVPMEGRSEIRIIEEAKLHNSLSLRNSRYENAEAFPMSSHQPMELTKNADDGKSVDAKQDYAKLEEDQESRSSAGSVSLVSDTKSESHQRIQASPMNLKKALTVSETVGEDGPLDLSMDVLDLSKKTKENEDGSCSASQDGYGKSQKEMYDAVKSRLLITQALLAKAGQGNPPPCSLDTLYANAHLIYGNFGAFPGTVGAGILPPYLFNPHVFGQDFTVKETLQKELVRGLQLTSGGTLVEPPIGTTGYNAYPQGRDMNPQTANEQNEYAKLITSKLTGKALANRDKPENHIPSSNSVKMVIKNGVLMPKQKQRRYRTERPFTCGHCSAKFTLRSNMERHIKQQHPQFWSQRPRGGHSTRGRPPSSHLTLLQSLEQSAAQLTQSYSTILPKADQSSGEYPAKHPISDQVKYAILAQQLKANKIEDNEHSEEELVIDEGPQEKEQESQKEKCTSLLRGQLEGSEVAKEIKEDAEKCVKEDTTNRPESTNSNNENENENEKEDEDEDEEKMDAAEPSTTEMNESSDKKTIKREQEEERSEKAEDGATDLASVSELLDNASQQYQQFQPQYLSDEEGLVASNSDCNNSGSDEKSDSVNSLNSESPSSKKKKKKMKKKSAYSMAPNRVICPYCERPFPWTSSLRRHILTHTGQKPYQCMHCSLLFTTKSNCDRHLLRKHKANPNKIRRVRNSSSPDSQAAISNSNSFSMRNVPERPYKCNQCPSSTFSTLGNLKKHRSTKHARKVKSRSDTPSSEPQNSPQECSKQNEQTDYDSQSSSVSESMEVASVSGLPKTNLNTLPSTNDAARSRRPSPRSSPGPSDVPFKCHLCDCGFSDRQDCLEHIKVNHKRSYEMLVAKGALDMDIDTVEDQQPPPSQHHSDGEEKRGRFPDYSNRKMCD